One Desulfatiglans sp. genomic window, ATTCATACTACTCAACATCTGACATTAAGGAGCAGTATTTATTTCTTAGTGAGCGGTCAATCCGAAATACCCAGTTTTATATCTACGAACACTACTTTGAAAAAATAAGTAACCTGAAAGTGAAATTCCGCAATAAACTATTAAAAAAAGATTATATATCCACAGGGTTAATTGATTATAAGGATATATTTATCTCGGATACTAAATTCCACAAGATAAATCTCCCCGATGATATTAAACAGGGAGATATCGCGGTCATCAGTTATAAACAAGAATTCGAAGATATCGCCTTTTTACCTATCGAGATCATTCCGAATATAGATTCTGTTAAAGCCTATGACCTTATTTTTAATCACCCTGAAAATATAAGAATAGATTTTGAGATAATTTCTTCTCGCGAATCTACAGATTATAATATCGACCGTACTCATCCCCGGAAGACAACCTTATCCTTTAATCCATTTAACTATCAAAAGCCTCTCTTTTATTACCCATATAATGATTTTCAGGCGGCAATTCTTATTAAAATCACTGATAATGGAAGGGCTGTTACACCTCATAACCCGGAAGATTTCCTCAACTGGTATGGGAGCCTGGTTGATTTAACTCCCAGATTCAATGTCAGCCCGGAAGATCCACTCGGTGTGGAAATAAAAAAGGCTCAGTCACCCCTTGAGAAACTGAAGATAATTCACGAATATGTCCAGAAGAATATTCGTTACATCGCTGACTACCGTTACTCAAATGCCTATACACCACGAGAACCTTCCTTTACCTTTAAAAATAATTACGGGGACTGCAAGGACAGGGCATATCTCATATCTGCAATCGCGAAATTCTATGGTATTGATGTTGATATGGCACTGGTGAACACTGAGCCTTTTCCACCCTTTAAGGGTTTGCATGTGACAGAGTTTAACCATGTTATCTGTGCCTACAATGATGGCAGACAAATGTTATATTTCGATCCAACAGCAAAATATTGCGAATTCGGAAATCTGCCTGAAGGTGTTATTGGAAAACAGGCGTTCATATTGAACAGGGAAAAACCGCGTTTTGAGGTTATCCCCGCTCCTAATTTTAATCCGTCAATGGAGATAGATATCTCTGGAGACCTGTCACGACCGGAAAATTGCTCTGCAGTTGTAGTATTGAGAAATAATTACTTCCATGACGCAATCTATTCCGAAACCGAATTGACCGGTGTTGAGCAGAAAAATATCCTATCCAAAATGGTATCCTTGAATCTATACAGGATTATACTTGATGATTTTCAACAAATAAAAAAAGAGAACAACTCCCTCACACTTCGTGCAAAGGCTGATTTGTCCAATTTTATAATATCCTCCACAACAAAAAAATATATACCCAAAACAGCATTTCTCATGATAAATAAAGAGATCCTTGACCGGAAAAAGGATGATTATTTAGTTCAACTGGAGTCCAGGAACTACATCAAGATGAAAATAGATTTAGATATATCTGGATATGAAGCAGATGTGGAAGAGTTTGTACTGGGTAAAGAGGGGAGTACCTTTTTCTCTTCATCTACTCTTAAGGGGGACACCAATCGGTTATCCATTTTATATAATTATCAGCAGTCTGAGAAACAGTTAAATTTTGAAAAAAAAGAGGGCATTTTAAAATTTTGTGATGAATATTTAACGAGCAAAAAGGAGATGTTTATCATGAGGAGCAAAGAATGAGACGATCTATTATTTTATTATTTACTGCATTGCTTGTAACTTCCGGTGTAGCCTCTGCAGCTCCAAAACATGGTTCTCGTCTTGCAGTCCCAAGCCTGTCCATACCTGCAGAAGAGGTGGATTTCACCGCTTATGAAAAAAAATATGGTGATCATGACGGTGTGTTCCTCAATAATGAGTATCTGCTTGAGCATACGAACAAGTATGCTTGTTACAAGGTTTTTATAAAAAAATACATGGTTTTAAATCCGGATAATGAGAACCTGACCACATTTGAACTGAGAACCTATGGAGAAGATCTCTCAACACTATATCTGCGTATTACCTATCCGAACAGGGAGGTCAAACAGTTTGGATACGATGACCTTCATCAGGAGAAAACATCTGAAAATCAGATCACATATAAATTTGTCTATCCTAATGTGACTAAGGGAACGATCATAGAAGAAGGATATGAACTGACTCATACCTATCATCGGCAGAGCCATAGTATTAATACGCAGTTTTCCATTCCCTGTGAAAAATACAGGTTCAGCTATAGATTTCCATCCCGATGGACGATTCAGACAAAAAAAATCTCCGATTATCAGAATGTCAAGGTCAATTTCACTGAAGAAGGAAAAACAAGCACAATATTATATTCGGCTGATAATATACCTGCCTATATAGAAGAACCATATGCCCCCTCTTTGGTGGAACAGGGAAAATGCTTTCAATTCCAGGTGATCCAGGAGATGAAGACGGCGGTAGAATGGACGGCCCCGCTCTCATGGGATGAGGCCGTTGAGGGTTATGTAGTGTACGCAACGAAAAAAGGCGAAATAGTCGGTTCCAAAGTGGCTAAGACAACAAATGAACTGATCAAAGGGATAGAAGACCCAGTAGAACGTATGGATACCATCATCACCTATCTGCAGGAGAATATTGAACCTTCCAGCGATAAAAACGACTTCTATCACAATATTTTAAAGAAGAAAAAGGGGAACCCACTGCGCATAACAGGACTTGCGCAGGCAATGCTTCTGGAGGCAGGTATCGATGCCAAGTATCTCCTTCTTCATTCGGTAGAACAGGGCTACTTTGATGAGACCTACATCTCATCTACTCAAGTTTCAAGTCCGGCGGTTGGAGTAAAACTTGACAATAAAACCTATGTATTGTTTCCCTACTTCAAGATTCCCGTCGGCTATATTCCGGAAAACTTTCAGGACCAGAAGGCTGTGGCGATAGATATAGGTAAAGGGGGTTTCTACAGTCCTAAATACCTTATTGAAATATGGGACGTTCCTGTGGAGATAGAGACTAATAACCGGATTGAGGAATCTACTGATTTAGCCATCGATGAGGAAGGTCTTATTCACGTAGCAGAAGAAAAAATGTTTTATGGAAATCTCGCAATCAATTTCCGTGAGCTGTTTAAAAATTTAAAGGAAGATGAACAAAAGAAGACAGTTGAGAAACTGCTTGCCTATGATGAAGGTGTTGCGGAACTGACTTCATTTGAGATAGTGAACCTTGAAGAATATAAAAAACCTTTAAAGGTTAAACTGGTGTATAAACTTGACAACCTGGTTACACTGCTTCCTGATGAAATTATCTTTCAAACAGGAGGCTTATTCTCACCATCTTCAGGGGCTACATTTAAAATCGATTCTAAAAAACGTTATAATCCCATTAAAATACCATATGATGAAAAGGTTATAAAAAATATAACTATCCACTTCCCGGAGTCATGGACCCCCACTACCCCCTTAAAGGATGTCTCCTTTTCAAATCGATTTGGTGAGATAGATGGTAAATATTCAGTAGAAAAAGGGAAGATAACAGTTACGCAATCCCGCTCTCTGAAAAGAAACAGAGCGCAAAAAGAAAAAATTGAGGAACTGTATGAAGTTGCAGGTCCCCAATCCAGACTTTTTATCCCCTCAATAGTTTTTAGTAATTAATAAAATTCAATGGGGCATGTAATAATTCGGATTAACTGCCATTTTCTAACTTTATTAGTTTCTTCCTTGCCTGGTATGCATAATTTGAATCCGGAAAATTATCTAAAAGATACTTGAGGATTCCTATTGCATCTTCGGTTTTATTCAATCCCCCATAGCAAGCAGCTTTTAAATATGTCCAATAAAAAGGGAAAATCCTTAAATATTAAAATAAATTGACATATTGATATGGTATGAGTTAGATATCCCATGATAAGAATAGCCAGAGAATCAAGTTATTATAATAGTTAAAGATGTCCCCATCACGATCAGCTCCTGGAATAGATGAAGAAAAATTATTCATAAACAGGTAAGAGACACTGAAAATATCTTCAGCATAATTTTTCTAAAATCAGACAAGGAGAATCTCATGTCCTTAAAAAAAATAATCATAACTGTGGCTATTTTGCTCTTTATAGTTGTTTTATTATCAACTCTGTTTTTCTCACAGGATGGTAATGATCAATCCTTTGCCAGTGGCAGGGTATTATATTCTGAGAAATTTGATGCAGAAAAATCAGGGGAATTGATGTTTAAAGGGCATTTGCTTTTTGGTAATGATGGGGCATGGGCAGGGAGCCTTG contains:
- a CDS encoding transglutaminase domain-containing protein, with amino-acid sequence MRRSIILLFTALLVTSGVASAAPKHGSRLAVPSLSIPAEEVDFTAYEKKYGDHDGVFLNNEYLLEHTNKYACYKVFIKKYMVLNPDNENLTTFELRTYGEDLSTLYLRITYPNREVKQFGYDDLHQEKTSENQITYKFVYPNVTKGTIIEEGYELTHTYHRQSHSINTQFSIPCEKYRFSYRFPSRWTIQTKKISDYQNVKVNFTEEGKTSTILYSADNIPAYIEEPYAPSLVEQGKCFQFQVIQEMKTAVEWTAPLSWDEAVEGYVVYATKKGEIVGSKVAKTTNELIKGIEDPVERMDTIITYLQENIEPSSDKNDFYHNILKKKKGNPLRITGLAQAMLLEAGIDAKYLLLHSVEQGYFDETYISSTQVSSPAVGVKLDNKTYVLFPYFKIPVGYIPENFQDQKAVAIDIGKGGFYSPKYLIEIWDVPVEIETNNRIEESTDLAIDEEGLIHVAEEKMFYGNLAINFRELFKNLKEDEQKKTVEKLLAYDEGVAELTSFEIVNLEEYKKPLKVKLVYKLDNLVTLLPDEIIFQTGGLFSPSSGATFKIDSKKRYNPIKIPYDEKVIKNITIHFPESWTPTTPLKDVSFSNRFGEIDGKYSVEKGKITVTQSRSLKRNRAQKEKIEELYEVAGPQSRLFIPSIVFSN
- a CDS encoding transglutaminase domain-containing protein, giving the protein MKPRKRLVFCFTLLAVFAANLSHAAEPDVAYQKKITYDIRKKGNDSYYSTSDIKEQYLFLSERSIRNTQFYIYEHYFEKISNLKVKFRNKLLKKDYISTGLIDYKDIFISDTKFHKINLPDDIKQGDIAVISYKQEFEDIAFLPIEIIPNIDSVKAYDLIFNHPENIRIDFEIISSRESTDYNIDRTHPRKTTLSFNPFNYQKPLFYYPYNDFQAAILIKITDNGRAVTPHNPEDFLNWYGSLVDLTPRFNVSPEDPLGVEIKKAQSPLEKLKIIHEYVQKNIRYIADYRYSNAYTPREPSFTFKNNYGDCKDRAYLISAIAKFYGIDVDMALVNTEPFPPFKGLHVTEFNHVICAYNDGRQMLYFDPTAKYCEFGNLPEGVIGKQAFILNREKPRFEVIPAPNFNPSMEIDISGDLSRPENCSAVVVLRNNYFHDAIYSETELTGVEQKNILSKMVSLNLYRIILDDFQQIKKENNSLTLRAKADLSNFIISSTTKKYIPKTAFLMINKEILDRKKDDYLVQLESRNYIKMKIDLDISGYEADVEEFVLGKEGSTFFSSSTLKGDTNRLSILYNYQQSEKQLNFEKKEGILKFCDEYLTSKKEMFIMRSKE